From the Anaeromyxobacter dehalogenans 2CP-1 genome, the window AGCCAGCGGAGCAGCGCCGCGTTCACCTGCTCCGGCGCCTCGTTCTGCACGAAGTGGCCCGCGCCCTCGATCGGCACGATCTCCGGCGCGTTGCCGGGCGCGAGGTACGGCGCGAGCTTCGCCCGCGCGATCGTCTCCACGCCCAGGAAGCGATCCTCCACGCCCCACAGGATGAGCGTGGGCGCGGAGATCGGCCGGGGACGCGGCCCGCGCGATCGCCGGCCGCGGAAGGCCGCCCGGTAGTAGCCGAGCGCCGCGCGCGCGGCGCCGGGCTGGAGGAACGCGCGGCGGTAGGGCTCCAGCTCCTCGGCGGGCCAGGCGCTGCGCACGTACGATCCGCCGCGGAGCGCGCGCGCCACGCCGGCCGCGCGGTCGCGGGTGAGCAGCCACTCCGGCAGGAGCGGCACCTGGAACAGGAGCATGTACGACGAGCGGAGGAGCTGGCGGCGGTTGCGGCGCAGCTCGCGCGCGAACGCGCTCGGGTGCGGCGCGTTCAGGACGACGAGCCGCGAGACCACCTCCGGATGCCGGCCCGCCACCGCCCAGGCCACCGCGCCGCCCCAGTCGTGCCCGATCACCACCGCGCGCTCGCGCCCCAGCGCCCGGACCAGCCCGGCCGCGTCCGCCGCCAGCGTGGCGAGGTCGAACGGCCCGCGCTTCTCGGTGCCGCCGTAGCCGCGGAGGTCCGGCGCCACCGCGCGCCAGCCGGCGGCGGCGAGCGCAGGGAGCTGGTGCCGCCAGGAGCGGGCCAGCTCGGGGAAGCCGTGCAGGAGCAGCGCGAGCGGACCGTCGCCCGGGCCGTCGGCGAGCGCGGCGAAGCGGAGGCCGTTGGCCTGGAGCGCGAGCGTGTCCACCGACCCAGCGTAGCGTCCGCGCGCGCACGCCGCCCGCGACTCGTGGCGAACCTCCCCGACGCGGGTATGCCCCGTCGGTGGCGCTGGCGACGCGGTGATGCGGGACTGCCGCACGCGCACGGGGGCGGTGACACTTCCGCGCATGCCGGCCTCGCCTCCAGGCGCACGGGCCGCGCTCAAGGGAGAAGACCAGATGAGAACGCTCACGTGCCTCGCGGCGCTGTTGCCCGCGCTCGCCGCCGCCGACACCAGCCCGCTGCTCCTCGCGGGCGCCCAGATCGACGCCACCGGCACCACCGCCGTCCAGACGCAGCCGATGCCGAAGGGCTGGTTCAGCACGCGCAACGTGCTCGACCGGACCAAGACGTCGCTCGTCACCCGCCTCGCGGCGGGCGCCACCACCTGCTCCGCCGACCAGGGCGTGGTGGCGACGCTGAGCAGCGTCACCGCCGGCAACTTCACGGAGGTGCTGAACCCTCAGGACCGGACGGTGCGGTACGTCTGGGACACCGTCACCGACCTGTCGCCCTTCCAGAACCGCTGGCACTACTACACCGGGTGTGACGGCGTGCAGGTGGTGCTCGGGTGCCCGGAGGCCATCCCGGTCACCTTCACCATCGAGGCGTTCGCGAAGTCGGGCACCTGCCAGACGTACGTGAACGACCTCGGCCAGACGGTGTGCGCCGCGGACCAGGCCGTCGCGATGCTCCCCGCGGTGCAGGAGGCGGATCAGGTCGCCACCGGCTGCGTGGAGGAGGGCGGGGACCCGAGCTGCGGGATCGGCCCGTGCGAGAGCGCCTGCACGCAGTCCTGCGACGCCGCGTTCCCGGTGGGCCGCGGCGCCGACAAGGGCAACGTGGCCCTGCTGAAGGCGTGCAAGGAGGCCTGCCCCTGCACGTGCAAGTACGAGCGGCCGGCGCGGTGCCCGCAGCCGCAGAACTGCGAGTGAGCGAGGTCGCGAGGTGGACGGGGTCGCCGGCGGCCTCCGACGCGGGCGACCCCGCCGGGCGGCCGTCCCCGAGCCGCCGCGCGGGCCGGCTTGCGGCCGGTGCGCGATCCGCCCTACACCTCTCCCGTGCCGCCCGACCCCGAGCCGACGACCGCCGCGACCCGCGCCGCCCCGGCCCGCCGGCTGCTGCTCCTCGCGCTCGGCTGGACGGCGTTCGCCCTGGGCGCGATCGGGCTGCTGCTCCCCATCGTCCCCACCACGCCGTTCATGCTGGTGGCGCTCTGGGCGTTCTCCGCCAGCTCCGAGCGCTTCCACCGCTGGCTGTACACGCACCGGCTCTTCGGGCCGCCGCTGCAGAAGTGGCAGCGGGATCGCGCCATCCCGGTCTGGGTGAAGGCGATCGCGCTCGGGAGCATGGCGGTGAGCCTCGCCTGGCTGGCGTTCGTGGTGCGGCCGCCGCGCTACGCGCTCCTCGCCGCCGCGGCCCTCGTCGCCTGCGGCGCCGCGTTCGTCCTGCGCATCCCGAGCCGCCCCCGGCAGCCGGTGCGGGAGCCGTGATGGCGCGCCGGCGGCGCGCGCCGCTCGCGCTCCTCGGGGCAGCGGCCCTGCTGGCCGCCTGCGGCGGCGATCGCGGGCACCGCGGGGACGGCGCGCGCCCGCCGGCCGTCACCGGGGGATGCGGCGCCGGCTGCCCCGAGGGCCAGGCCTGCGTGGACGTGCCCGGCGACGCCTGCACCTGGCCGTCCGACGCGGGCTGCCCGGGTGCCTGCGTCGTGCCGGTGTCCTGCGGCGGCTTCGCGGCGATCCGGTGCCCGGACGGCCGGGCCTGCGTGGACGACCCGCGCGACGACTGCGCCCCGCCGCGCGGCGCGGACTGCGGCGGCCTGTGCGCACCGGCACCCGCCGCGGGCGCGCGCTGAGCGGGGCTTCGGTCTATCCTCCCGACCGTGAAGGACCTCCCCCTGAACGCGCTCCGCGCCTTCGCGCTCGTGTTCGCGCACCGCGGCGTGCGCCCCGCCGCGCGCGAGCTCGGCGTGGCCCACTCGTCGCTGAGCCGGCACATGGCCGAGCTGGAGGCCTGGGCCGGCACCCCGCTTACCCGCGGCCCCGGCGGGCGGGCCGGGCTCTCGTTCACGCCGCAGGGCGAGGCGCTCGGCCAGGCGGCGCTCGCCGCGCTCCGCGAGCTGGAGCGGGCCGCTGCCGCGGTGCGGGAGGCGCGCTCGGAGCGCTCGGTGGTGATCTCGACCACCGCCTCGTTCGCGAGCCGCTGGCTCCTGCCGCGGCTCCCGGCGCTGGAGGCGCGCCACCCGGACCTGGAGGTCTCGGTGCTGGTGGACCCGCGGCCGGTGGACCTCGGGACCGCGGGCGCCGGGGAGGTGGACCTCGCGA encodes:
- a CDS encoding alpha/beta fold hydrolase — translated: MDTLALQANGLRFAALADGPGDGPLALLLHGFPELARSWRHQLPALAAAGWRAVAPDLRGYGGTEKRGPFDLATLAADAAGLVRALGRERAVVIGHDWGGAVAWAVAGRHPEVVSRLVVLNAPHPSAFARELRRNRRQLLRSSYMLLFQVPLLPEWLLTRDRAAGVARALRGGSYVRSAWPAEELEPYRRAFLQPGAARAALGYYRAAFRGRRSRGPRPRPISAPTLILWGVEDRFLGVETIARAKLAPYLAPGNAPEIVPIEGAGHFVQNEAPEQVNAALLRWLGAATGRSAT
- a CDS encoding YbaN family protein, translated to MPPDPEPTTAATRAAPARRLLLLALGWTAFALGAIGLLLPIVPTTPFMLVALWAFSASSERFHRWLYTHRLFGPPLQKWQRDRAIPVWVKAIALGSMAVSLAWLAFVVRPPRYALLAAAALVACGAAFVLRIPSRPRQPVREP